Proteins encoded in a region of the Haloglomus salinum genome:
- a CDS encoding ABC transporter permease subunit, with translation MTWRHIARRDGTLTLGARSVKLLLGTLVTVVLLAGYIYPIAGTEPFTTARFPGFVVSALTTLVPFVGVLTSYGAIVGDRESGAIRLSLSLPLSRRGLVVGKTVGRASLVVGALLGSLLVAGALVVYPFGELAPLPFLGFLALAALFGMAWSGLGIAVSLAAATRRRALVLGMGLVFLFVIVWGSASEALALGLEAAGIIDSQLPGTLQFVLGLTPGRVFERATTGLITPGTAVEGPWYLGGWVALGLLVLWAVVPLGLAYRRFEGSDLA, from the coding sequence ATGACCTGGCGGCACATCGCCCGCCGGGACGGCACGCTGACGCTCGGGGCACGGTCGGTCAAGCTCCTGCTCGGAACGCTGGTCACCGTCGTGCTGCTGGCGGGCTACATCTACCCCATCGCGGGGACCGAGCCGTTCACGACCGCCCGGTTCCCCGGATTCGTCGTCAGTGCGCTCACCACCCTGGTCCCGTTCGTGGGCGTGCTGACCAGTTACGGCGCGATCGTCGGTGACCGGGAGTCGGGGGCGATACGGCTGTCGCTGTCGCTCCCACTCAGTCGGCGGGGGCTCGTGGTCGGGAAGACCGTCGGCCGGGCCAGCCTCGTCGTCGGGGCACTGCTCGGCTCGCTGCTGGTGGCCGGGGCGCTCGTCGTCTACCCGTTCGGCGAACTCGCCCCGCTGCCGTTCCTCGGCTTCCTCGCCCTGGCGGCGCTGTTCGGCATGGCCTGGAGCGGGCTGGGAATCGCGGTCTCGCTGGCCGCGGCGACCAGACGCCGCGCACTCGTCCTCGGGATGGGTCTGGTCTTCCTGTTCGTGATCGTGTGGGGCTCGGCGAGCGAGGCCCTCGCACTCGGCCTGGAGGCTGCCGGAATCATCGACAGCCAGCTCCCCGGTACGCTCCAGTTCGTCCTCGGGCTCACCCCGGGGCGGGTCTTCGAACGGGCCACGACTGGCCTCATCACGCCCGGCACCGCCGTCGAGGGCCCGTGGTACCTCGGCGGCTGGGTCGCCCTGGGCCTGCTGGTCCTCTGGGCGGTCGTGCCACTGGGGCTCGCCTACCGCCGGTTCGAGGGGAGTGATCTGGCATGA
- a CDS encoding LolA family protein codes for MVPDNPRATLTAVAVGMLVLLSSIGAGGAAVTQQPPAVDRPAHDVQLTPSGVNDSTATDGDEVVEQLEDRLASLDTAVVTYETTMRSDDRTTTSERRLWIDRENNRVRTEVETNRTNRITVRNESAIVTYDVENNRVSRVDRSGEATPQTLIETLVNSSELTYEGRDRIDGEPTYRLDVEPTDGAGSGSFDMTLWLDPETYFPTRITTVSGSGDSEFTSTIRVRNVTLNEPIPDDRFTIDTPEDADRRDHSTPDRTTYDSLSTLQAETNGPGPDPDLPDAYTFEEGVVTAGADHDSVSLRYAAGDENLHVVKRPASGYDLGQIDAFQEVDVGNDTAYYTEYEFDGDTTAVVMLPCGDVTYSVSGPLSKGESLGVAESLGCE; via the coding sequence ATGGTCCCTGACAATCCCCGTGCGACCCTGACAGCGGTCGCGGTCGGCATGCTGGTCCTCCTCTCCAGTATCGGTGCTGGAGGCGCGGCCGTCACCCAGCAGCCGCCCGCTGTCGACCGACCCGCACACGATGTACAGCTGACGCCCTCCGGCGTGAACGACTCGACGGCCACCGACGGCGACGAGGTCGTCGAGCAGCTCGAGGACCGCCTCGCGTCGCTCGACACCGCCGTGGTGACGTACGAGACCACGATGCGGTCCGACGACCGGACGACCACCAGCGAACGGAGACTGTGGATCGACCGCGAGAACAACCGCGTTCGGACCGAGGTCGAGACCAACCGGACGAACCGGATCACGGTCCGCAACGAGAGCGCGATCGTGACCTACGATGTCGAGAACAACCGAGTCAGCCGGGTCGACCGCTCCGGCGAGGCCACCCCGCAGACGTTGATCGAAACCCTCGTCAACAGCAGTGAGTTGACCTACGAGGGTCGCGATCGGATCGACGGCGAGCCGACCTACCGGCTGGACGTGGAGCCGACGGACGGGGCCGGCTCGGGTTCGTTCGACATGACGCTCTGGCTCGATCCGGAGACCTACTTCCCGACGCGGATCACCACCGTCTCGGGGAGCGGCGACAGCGAGTTCACCTCGACCATCCGGGTCCGGAACGTCACGCTGAACGAGCCGATTCCCGACGACCGGTTCACCATCGATACCCCGGAGGACGCCGACAGGCGCGACCACTCGACCCCGGACCGGACGACGTACGACTCGCTGTCGACCCTCCAGGCGGAGACCAACGGTCCGGGACCCGACCCGGACCTCCCCGACGCCTACACGTTCGAGGAGGGCGTCGTCACGGCGGGTGCGGACCACGATTCGGTCTCGCTCCGGTACGCCGCCGGTGACGAGAACCTCCACGTCGTGAAGCGGCCCGCGAGCGGGTACGACCTCGGCCAGATCGATGCCTTCCAGGAGGTCGATGTCGGGAACGACACCGCCTACTACACCGAGTACGAGTTCGACGGAGACACCACCGCGGTGGTCATGCTCCCCTGCGGGGATGTGACCTACAGCGTCTCCGGCCCCCTCTCGAAGGGCGAGAGTCTCGGGGTCGCCGAGTCGCTTGGCTGCGAGTGA
- a CDS encoding RDD family protein, translating to MQHDSSDQCGLGIRGVAMAIDSVIWFGLLFVAVYAVAAATGQIETVANGTDADLDGGPASAALALWLCLGVGYHTLSEWRFGRTVGKALVRIRVEREDGTPLSLRSSLVRNLVRLVDWLPFGYGIGILSVLVSGQPRRLGDRLGGTVVVRR from the coding sequence ATGCAACACGACAGTTCCGACCAGTGCGGCCTCGGAATCCGGGGCGTCGCGATGGCGATCGACTCGGTGATCTGGTTCGGACTCCTGTTCGTGGCCGTGTACGCGGTCGCGGCCGCGACCGGACAGATCGAGACCGTGGCGAACGGAACCGATGCCGATCTCGACGGCGGGCCGGCCAGCGCGGCGCTCGCGCTGTGGCTCTGCCTCGGCGTCGGCTATCACACGCTGAGCGAGTGGCGGTTCGGGCGGACCGTCGGGAAGGCACTCGTGCGTATCCGTGTCGAGCGCGAGGACGGCACGCCCCTCTCGCTGCGCTCCTCGCTCGTCCGCAACCTCGTCCGGCTCGTCGACTGGCTCCCGTTCGGCTACGGCATCGGAATCCTCTCCGTTCTCGTCTCGGGCCAGCCGCGCCGGCTCGGCGACCGACTCGGCGGCACGGTCGTCGTCAGGCGGTGA
- a CDS encoding glycosyltransferase, with product MPPSALHPTHSIRDRLQQVSRLARRSLPVSPRDAVEVPVFGLVVVAVLVTGYLQGTLSMVVALPAVLGGHSVVVLQAVIACLSLSGLFALSAVVLFGQVVSGGVGRLRTAGSTVTAVVPVHRDAAALHRSVESLLESRYEDLRVVIVAEPGDEASIGRAREFAADDRVELLVNTRYPGSKAGAVNYAAEETDSEYLAVFDADERVDSRFVPRAVAELDDCDVVQGRTIPEPGGLVETVAYYESVVLGDLSQRLLTAVTDFTVAASRTVVMRRTAFEAVGGYDPEMLTEDYAFAFACYEGGLDVTEQFACASTIEAAHSLTDWWGQRKRWMTGYAQVLHALVADCTAPRNYRTLVSPVICAGSVLGNLFMLSLVPKMAVLVVNGVANWVLLPALTLVGTAMAMRAYDTRGGRLGGFGVGYVVTPAVLPLYSLAGIKAVVEYLFSWNGEWYSVTKGA from the coding sequence ATGCCCCCATCTGCCCTCCACCCCACGCACAGTATCCGGGACCGATTGCAGCAGGTCTCACGTCTCGCCCGCCGGTCGCTCCCGGTCTCGCCTCGGGATGCGGTCGAGGTGCCGGTCTTCGGCCTCGTGGTCGTCGCCGTGCTCGTCACCGGCTATCTCCAGGGCACACTGTCGATGGTCGTCGCCCTGCCGGCCGTGCTCGGCGGACACAGCGTCGTCGTGCTGCAGGCGGTCATCGCGTGCCTCAGCCTCTCCGGACTGTTCGCCCTCTCGGCCGTCGTTCTGTTCGGACAGGTCGTCTCCGGCGGCGTCGGCCGGCTCCGGACCGCGGGCTCGACCGTCACGGCGGTCGTCCCGGTCCACCGGGACGCGGCGGCGCTCCACCGGAGCGTCGAGAGCCTCCTCGAGAGCCGGTACGAGGACCTCCGGGTCGTCATCGTCGCCGAGCCGGGCGACGAGGCCTCCATCGGGCGGGCCCGGGAGTTCGCGGCCGACGACCGCGTCGAGCTGCTCGTCAACACCCGCTACCCCGGGAGCAAGGCCGGCGCCGTGAACTACGCCGCCGAGGAGACCGACAGTGAGTACCTGGCTGTCTTCGATGCCGACGAGCGCGTCGATTCCCGGTTCGTGCCGCGGGCGGTCGCGGAACTGGACGACTGTGATGTCGTCCAGGGGCGGACGATTCCCGAGCCCGGCGGGCTGGTCGAGACGGTCGCCTACTACGAGTCGGTGGTGCTGGGCGACCTCAGCCAGCGGCTCCTCACGGCCGTTACGGACTTCACCGTGGCCGCGAGCCGCACGGTCGTCATGCGACGGACCGCCTTCGAGGCCGTCGGCGGCTACGACCCGGAGATGCTCACCGAGGACTACGCCTTCGCGTTCGCGTGCTACGAGGGCGGTCTCGACGTCACCGAGCAGTTCGCCTGCGCCTCCACGATCGAGGCCGCCCACAGCCTCACCGACTGGTGGGGCCAGCGGAAACGGTGGATGACCGGCTACGCCCAGGTCCTCCACGCGCTGGTGGCCGACTGTACCGCACCGCGGAACTACCGGACGCTGGTCTCACCGGTCATCTGTGCCGGCTCCGTCCTGGGCAACCTGTTCATGCTGTCGCTGGTCCCCAAGATGGCAGTCCTGGTCGTCAACGGTGTCGCGAACTGGGTGCTGCTCCCGGCCCTGACGCTGGTCGGCACGGCGATGGCGATGCGAGCCTACGACACCCGCGGGGGGCGCCTCGGCGGGTTCGGCGTCGGCTACGTCGTGACGCCGGCCGTGCTTCCGCTGTACAGCCTGGCCGGTATCAAGGCCGTCGTCGAGTATCTCTTCAGCTGGAACGGTGAGTGGTACAGCGTCACCAAGGGGGCCTGA
- a CDS encoding aminopeptidase, which yields MDERVREHARTLVDWSARIEAGDDVVVQVGEGAHDLAVAVAAELGGRGANLVTLYRSGEVSRAYLRAHDGEFESDPKYERSLYENADSVLSLRADHNATAMADVPSERSQASNRARRGIREARLATDWVATVHPTRAMAQSAGMSYEAYRDFVYDAMLRDWEALADEMAQLKTILDEGDTVRLRKAGGPVETDLTMSIAGRTAVNSAASVAYDSHNLPSGEVFTAPYDTAGEVFFDVPLTVEGQRVRDVQLSFEGGEVVDWSAEQGAGALESVLTTDAGSRRLGELGIGMNRGIDRFTDSILFDEKMAETVHLAVGRAYDDCLPEGKSGNDSAVHLDLITDMSGESSLTVDGEVVQRNGRFRWEE from the coding sequence ATGGACGAGCGCGTACGCGAACACGCGAGGACGCTGGTGGACTGGAGCGCCCGCATCGAGGCGGGCGACGACGTGGTCGTGCAGGTCGGTGAGGGGGCCCACGACCTCGCGGTCGCCGTGGCCGCCGAACTCGGCGGCCGGGGGGCGAACCTGGTCACCCTCTACCGGTCCGGCGAGGTGTCCCGGGCCTACCTCCGGGCACACGACGGCGAGTTCGAGAGCGACCCCAAGTACGAGCGCTCGCTGTACGAGAACGCGGACTCGGTCCTCTCGTTGCGAGCCGACCACAACGCGACCGCGATGGCCGACGTGCCGAGCGAGCGGTCACAGGCCAGCAACCGGGCTCGCCGGGGCATCCGCGAGGCCCGGCTCGCGACCGACTGGGTGGCGACGGTCCACCCGACGCGAGCGATGGCCCAGTCGGCCGGGATGAGCTACGAGGCGTATCGCGACTTCGTCTACGACGCGATGCTTCGGGACTGGGAGGCCCTGGCCGACGAGATGGCTCAGCTGAAGACGATTCTCGACGAGGGCGACACCGTGCGGTTGCGGAAGGCCGGCGGCCCGGTCGAGACCGACCTGACGATGTCCATCGCGGGGCGGACGGCCGTCAACTCCGCCGCCTCGGTCGCGTACGACTCCCACAACCTCCCGTCGGGCGAGGTGTTCACCGCCCCCTACGACACGGCGGGCGAGGTTTTCTTCGACGTGCCACTGACGGTCGAGGGCCAGCGGGTGCGCGACGTACAGCTCTCGTTCGAGGGTGGCGAGGTGGTCGACTGGAGTGCCGAGCAGGGCGCGGGCGCCCTCGAATCGGTCCTCACCACTGACGCGGGGTCACGCCGCCTGGGCGAACTCGGCATCGGGATGAACCGCGGCATCGATCGGTTCACGGACAGCATCCTCTTCGACGAGAAGATGGCCGAGACGGTCCACCTCGCGGTCGGCCGGGCGTACGACGACTGTCTCCCGGAGGGGAAGTCGGGCAACGACTCGGCGGTCCACCTCGACCTCATCACGGACATGAGCGGGGAGTCCTCGCTCACGGTGGACGGCGAGGTGGTCCAGCGGAACGGCCGCTTCCGCTGGGAGGAGTGA
- a CDS encoding ABC transporter ATP-binding protein: MVAIDAEAVSKRYGTETALDRVDLTVEEGETFGFLGPNGAGKSTFINLLLDFAAPTEGQVEIFGHDCQTEGVMARDRVGVLPEGYAVFERLTGRQHIEYAIESKGVDGDPGEVLDRVGILGDADRQASDYSKGMAQRLVLGMALVGEPDLLVLDEPSTGLDPNGAAEMRRILREENERGATVFFSSHILEQVEAVCDRVGILQDGELVAVDTIEGLRESIGGGTKLIITVDEFDDSTVGRLRTVEGVETAVANDETTIEVTCTNDAKMDILVELTDAGVDVVNFRTEEASLEDMFIEYTGAGA; this comes from the coding sequence ATGGTCGCGATCGATGCGGAGGCCGTGTCGAAACGCTACGGGACCGAGACGGCGCTGGACCGCGTCGACCTCACCGTCGAGGAGGGGGAGACGTTCGGCTTCCTCGGGCCCAACGGGGCCGGGAAGTCGACGTTCATCAACCTCCTGCTCGATTTCGCCGCCCCGACCGAGGGGCAGGTCGAGATCTTCGGGCACGACTGCCAGACCGAGGGTGTCATGGCCCGCGACCGGGTCGGCGTCCTCCCGGAGGGGTACGCCGTGTTCGAGCGGCTCACGGGCCGGCAGCATATCGAGTACGCCATCGAGTCGAAAGGGGTCGACGGCGACCCCGGTGAGGTGCTCGACCGCGTCGGCATCCTGGGGGACGCCGACCGGCAGGCCAGCGACTACTCGAAGGGGATGGCCCAGCGGCTCGTCCTCGGGATGGCGCTCGTCGGCGAGCCGGACCTGCTCGTCCTCGACGAGCCCTCCACGGGACTGGACCCCAACGGCGCCGCCGAGATGCGCCGCATCCTGCGCGAGGAGAACGAACGCGGCGCGACGGTGTTCTTCTCCAGCCACATCCTCGAGCAGGTCGAGGCGGTCTGTGACCGCGTCGGCATCCTGCAGGACGGCGAGCTCGTGGCGGTCGACACCATCGAGGGGCTCCGCGAGTCCATCGGCGGCGGCACGAAGCTCATCATCACGGTCGACGAGTTCGACGACAGCACGGTCGGCCGGCTCCGGACCGTCGAGGGCGTCGAGACCGCGGTCGCCAACGACGAGACGACCATCGAGGTGACGTGTACGAACGACGCGAAGATGGACATCCTCGTCGAACTCACCGACGCCGGCGTCGACGTGGTGAACTTCCGGACGGAGGAGGCCTCGCTCGAGGACATGTTCATCGAGTACACGGGGGCGGGCGCATGA
- a CDS encoding ATP-binding protein has product MGPSADALLLAGILAGAVVYWVGYRVSRLPAQPGRRSFIAFTAILGGGCLTTGLLAVAPSLLGQDPAQSPWTRWTDLPLLFWLLSTLPWFVFGIQYTGTRTRVSRRAILLMGLPYPLLFLQIVVSELYGFDTTSTLLNSLGSAAFVYVILLAAGGAYLLLQKSYAYEHLPLGQGAGLAVTMIGTLIVWNVIGMAPETATTTQAAAYAGGSGVAALGLGAALLRYDLFEATPSIGTLGNRALTRETDDLMFVVDDEGRIVRINETAVATLDTARSDAIGRQLSEVLDHDRETLQRSETVAVQTTDGTRRYDPQVTTVRDHRDTRLGTMLSLRDVTDRELREQRLAVLNRVLRHNLRNETDILKSHAEALESTGGDHVDAIVDSADAIAALGERANRIDRYVSESPDDATVDLVALVDAALETVDVEDTTVSVSTDLPASATLVTNRLALMSALESTLDNAVAYADSTVEVAVEPRPGGYMVRVTDDGRGIPEWELDSLETGTESPLQHSTGLGLWQLKWAVMTLNGALSFDTGDGTTVEVVVPDRGDDTSKSVAAGS; this is encoded by the coding sequence ATGGGTCCCTCCGCCGATGCCCTCCTCCTCGCCGGCATACTCGCCGGTGCCGTCGTCTACTGGGTCGGATATCGCGTCTCCCGGCTGCCGGCACAGCCGGGACGCCGGTCGTTCATCGCGTTCACGGCGATTCTGGGTGGCGGCTGTCTCACCACCGGGCTCCTCGCCGTCGCCCCGTCGCTCCTCGGGCAGGACCCGGCACAGTCACCGTGGACGCGGTGGACGGACCTCCCACTCCTGTTCTGGTTGCTCTCGACGCTCCCGTGGTTCGTCTTCGGAATCCAGTACACGGGGACGCGGACGAGGGTGAGTCGACGGGCCATCCTCCTGATGGGCCTCCCGTACCCTCTCCTGTTCCTGCAGATCGTCGTGAGCGAGCTCTATGGGTTCGACACTACCAGTACCCTGCTCAACAGCCTCGGGTCGGCTGCGTTCGTCTACGTCATCCTGCTCGCCGCGGGCGGCGCCTACCTGCTGTTGCAGAAGAGCTACGCGTACGAGCACCTCCCGCTCGGGCAGGGGGCCGGGCTGGCCGTCACCATGATCGGAACGCTGATCGTCTGGAACGTGATCGGCATGGCCCCCGAGACGGCGACCACGACACAGGCTGCCGCGTATGCCGGCGGGAGTGGGGTCGCAGCGCTGGGCCTGGGCGCCGCACTGCTGCGGTACGACCTGTTCGAGGCGACGCCCTCCATCGGCACCCTGGGCAACCGGGCACTCACGCGGGAGACGGACGACCTGATGTTCGTCGTCGACGACGAGGGGCGCATCGTCAGGATCAACGAGACCGCCGTCGCGACCCTCGATACGGCGCGTTCGGACGCCATCGGGCGCCAGCTCTCCGAGGTGCTCGATCACGACCGTGAGACGCTGCAGCGGTCGGAGACGGTGGCCGTCCAGACGACCGATGGAACGCGCCGGTACGACCCACAGGTGACGACGGTCCGTGACCACCGTGACACCCGGCTGGGGACGATGTTGAGTCTCCGCGACGTGACCGACCGGGAACTGCGCGAACAGCGGCTCGCAGTGCTGAACCGGGTTCTCAGACACAACCTCCGCAACGAGACCGATATCCTGAAGAGCCACGCCGAGGCCCTGGAGTCGACCGGGGGCGACCACGTGGACGCAATCGTCGACTCGGCCGACGCGATCGCGGCGCTCGGGGAGCGGGCCAACCGGATCGACCGGTACGTCTCCGAGTCGCCCGACGACGCGACCGTCGATCTCGTGGCGCTCGTCGATGCCGCGCTCGAGACGGTCGACGTGGAGGACACGACCGTGTCGGTCTCGACGGACCTGCCCGCGTCGGCGACGCTCGTGACGAACCGACTGGCCCTGATGAGCGCTCTCGAGAGCACGCTCGACAACGCGGTCGCGTACGCCGACAGCACGGTCGAGGTGGCCGTCGAGCCGCGGCCGGGCGGGTACATGGTCCGGGTCACCGACGACGGGCGGGGGATTCCGGAGTGGGAGCTCGACTCCCTCGAGACCGGGACGGAGTCACCGCTCCAGCACAGCACCGGGCTCGGACTCTGGCAGCTCAAGTGGGCCGTCATGACGCTGAACGGCGCGCTCTCGTTCGATACCGGCGACGGCACGACCGTCGAGGTCGTCGTTCCGGACCGTGGGGACGACACTTCGAAGTCGGTCGCCGCCGGGAGCTGA
- a CDS encoding ABC transporter permease subunit, producing MSWQAIARKDVRDAVRSRGLWVLFALLAVLSVGYAVGHSYLGERTFPAFLGGLTGLFAVALPVLAILVGYKSVIHERTGGSLFLTMSFPHSRWDYLLGKAVGRSVVLLAPTLVALAAAGVVGAFRYGTEGAALYPWFMLATALYGLAFVGVAVGLSMSTTIDRRITLGAFGAYVAFVTFWDGVHSLTMLLLHRFDGSVLSNLPDWALLFRLLGPGESYRRLVRAGFDVDLATLYVGDGTPVYVDWWMGVLLLVAWFAVPLVLGYRRFDAADL from the coding sequence ATGAGCTGGCAGGCCATCGCCCGCAAGGACGTCCGCGACGCGGTCCGGTCGCGCGGCCTCTGGGTGTTGTTCGCCCTGCTGGCCGTGCTGTCGGTCGGCTACGCGGTCGGCCACTCCTACCTCGGCGAGCGGACGTTCCCCGCGTTCCTCGGCGGCCTCACCGGGCTGTTCGCCGTCGCGCTGCCGGTGCTCGCGATTCTCGTCGGCTACAAGTCCGTCATCCACGAGCGGACCGGCGGCAGCCTGTTTCTCACCATGTCCTTCCCGCACTCGCGGTGGGACTACCTCCTGGGGAAGGCTGTCGGCCGCTCGGTCGTGCTGCTGGCCCCGACGCTCGTGGCGCTCGCAGCTGCCGGTGTCGTCGGTGCGTTCCGGTACGGGACCGAGGGCGCGGCGCTGTACCCGTGGTTCATGCTCGCGACCGCCCTCTACGGGCTGGCGTTCGTCGGCGTGGCCGTCGGGCTCTCGATGTCGACGACCATCGACCGGCGGATCACGCTCGGCGCGTTCGGTGCCTACGTCGCGTTCGTGACGTTCTGGGACGGCGTCCACTCGCTGACGATGCTGCTCCTCCACCGGTTCGACGGCAGCGTGCTGTCGAACCTGCCGGACTGGGCGCTGCTGTTCCGGCTGCTCGGGCCGGGGGAGTCGTACCGACGGCTCGTCAGGGCCGGGTTCGATGTGGACCTCGCGACGCTGTACGTGGGCGACGGGACGCCGGTCTACGTGGACTGGTGGATGGGTGTCCTGCTCCTGGTCGCCTGGTTCGCGGTCCCGCTCGTGCTGGGCTACCGCCGGTTCGATGCGGCCGATCTGTAG
- a CDS encoding DUF5518 domain-containing protein, with amino-acid sequence MRSTDPGAPRLTPAWRYGLVGGLASIPLTAVHWLSETANELSLNMVFVGGLVAGYLAAVGAEQVRAAPVGVRTGLVGCLPGVWLALDTFLFGGSVGGPAWFQMLGTGMLVVSFIVFAVLVSIVIGVLGAKVGGWLAAKLGHRPTAVAGN; translated from the coding sequence ATGCGCTCGACCGACCCTGGGGCCCCCCGGCTCACGCCGGCGTGGCGGTACGGCCTCGTCGGGGGCCTCGCATCGATTCCGCTCACGGCGGTTCACTGGCTGTCGGAGACGGCGAACGAACTGTCGCTCAACATGGTGTTCGTCGGCGGACTCGTCGCTGGCTACCTCGCCGCCGTCGGGGCAGAGCAGGTCCGAGCGGCGCCCGTGGGCGTCCGTACCGGACTGGTCGGCTGCCTGCCCGGCGTCTGGCTCGCCCTCGACACGTTCCTGTTCGGCGGCTCGGTCGGCGGCCCCGCGTGGTTCCAGATGCTCGGGACCGGCATGCTCGTGGTCTCGTTCATCGTGTTCGCCGTCCTGGTCTCGATCGTCATCGGCGTGCTCGGCGCGAAGGTGGGGGGCTGGCTCGCGGCGAAGCTGGGGCACCGCCCGACAGCCGTCGCCGGGAACTGA
- a CDS encoding ATP-binding protein, giving the protein MAVVATLAAVALDAAAVALLGWVTWTAFRSRERPSAGPFTALAATLALWAAFSLVAELPVVPADSHVASLLQFGQIGCALFAPGLWTLYTLGYTGRGTGLTVWRVAMLAGIGLPVVLAGVVIALAPSQSAVEPAFASLVGTELLYLLAVWLYGTYLLVGLGRRHDRVSALQVAVLLLGVGAPYLLGSMGRPETAADGVTLGLLLAGGLLGVAVWRYPVLTGFPKADYVARSRVVEDLQEAVVVVDWENRIIDANATTARLFDRDPAALIGASIESVADGIAERDLSAGATGTVGLRTTRGRRQFRFSVSAVGSRNADEDRDSDPVARAVLFRDVTERRTREQRLTVLNRALRHNVRNELDIVLAHADRIDDPDTRNAIREGATDLVALSDRAREAEELMTASMASPERVDLAAVATTVAEQYRGGDHDGDISVDRPDELVLRSHRQVVQQVLSELVDNALTHADKPSPHVEVIVREGTEAAAELTVADDGPGIPERERRLLAAGDETPLEHGQGIGLWFVNWAVTQLGWELEFAENDPRGSRVTVRLYGTAVDP; this is encoded by the coding sequence GTGGCGGTCGTAGCCACGCTCGCCGCCGTCGCCCTCGACGCCGCAGCGGTCGCGCTCCTCGGCTGGGTGACCTGGACCGCGTTCCGCTCGCGTGAGCGACCGAGTGCGGGCCCGTTCACCGCCCTGGCCGCCACGTTGGCTCTCTGGGCGGCGTTCTCGCTCGTCGCCGAGCTCCCCGTCGTCCCAGCGGACTCCCACGTCGCGTCGCTCCTGCAGTTCGGACAGATCGGATGTGCGCTGTTCGCCCCCGGGCTGTGGACGCTGTACACGCTGGGCTACACCGGCCGGGGCACCGGGCTGACGGTGTGGCGTGTCGCGATGCTGGCCGGCATCGGCCTCCCCGTGGTCCTCGCCGGTGTCGTCATCGCGCTCGCCCCGTCGCAGTCGGCCGTCGAGCCGGCCTTCGCGTCGCTCGTGGGGACGGAACTCCTCTACCTGCTGGCGGTGTGGCTGTACGGGACGTACCTCCTGGTCGGGCTCGGCCGGCGTCACGACCGGGTCTCGGCGCTGCAGGTTGCCGTCCTGCTCCTCGGCGTGGGCGCGCCGTATCTGCTCGGCTCGATGGGGCGCCCCGAGACAGCGGCCGACGGCGTGACGCTCGGGCTCCTCCTGGCCGGCGGACTCCTCGGCGTCGCGGTGTGGCGGTATCCGGTGCTGACCGGCTTCCCGAAGGCGGACTACGTCGCCCGCTCACGCGTCGTCGAGGACCTGCAGGAGGCGGTCGTGGTCGTCGACTGGGAGAACCGAATCATCGACGCGAACGCGACGACGGCACGGCTGTTCGACCGCGACCCCGCGGCACTGATCGGCGCGTCTATCGAGTCGGTCGCGGACGGCATCGCGGAGCGGGACCTCTCGGCCGGTGCCACCGGAACGGTCGGGCTCCGGACGACGCGGGGGCGCCGACAGTTCCGGTTCAGCGTGTCGGCGGTCGGCAGCCGGAACGCCGACGAGGACCGCGACAGCGACCCCGTCGCCAGGGCGGTGCTGTTCCGTGACGTGACCGAGCGACGAACACGGGAGCAACGCCTCACGGTGCTCAACCGCGCCCTCCGGCACAACGTGCGGAACGAGCTGGATATCGTCCTCGCCCACGCGGACCGGATCGACGACCCCGACACCCGGAACGCGATCCGGGAGGGTGCCACCGACCTGGTCGCACTCAGCGACAGGGCCAGGGAGGCCGAGGAGCTCATGACGGCCAGCATGGCGTCACCGGAGCGTGTGGACCTCGCGGCTGTGGCGACGACCGTCGCCGAGCAGTACCGCGGCGGCGACCACGACGGCGATATCTCGGTCGACCGCCCGGACGAGCTGGTGCTCCGGTCGCACCGGCAGGTCGTCCAGCAGGTCCTGTCCGAACTCGTCGACAACGCGCTCACACACGCCGACAAGCCCTCGCCTCACGTCGAGGTCATCGTCAGGGAGGGCACGGAGGCGGCCGCCGAGCTGACGGTCGCAGACGACGGGCCGGGGATTCCGGAGCGGGAACGGCGACTCCTGGCCGCCGGCGACGAGACGCCGCTCGAACACGGGCAGGGCATCGGCCTCTGGTTCGTCAACTGGGCGGTCACCCAGCTGGGCTGGGAGCTCGAGTTCGCCGAGAACGACCCCCGCGGGAGCCGCGTGACCGTCCGCCTCTACGGGACGGCGGTCGATCCGTGA